A window from Chloracidobacterium sp. encodes these proteins:
- a CDS encoding SemiSWEET transporter, with protein MTILGLFAGALASFSFVFQVWRSWRTKSVKDVSAGIYIVFAASVVLWLTYGVLRCDVALIVWNALTLVLFMVILTLKFRYAQRAID; from the coding sequence TTGACGATTTTGGGTCTTTTCGCTGGGGCGCTCGCCAGCTTTTCGTTTGTGTTTCAGGTGTGGCGGAGTTGGCGCACGAAGTCCGTCAAGGATGTTTCGGCCGGGATATACATTGTGTTCGCAGCCAGCGTCGTTCTCTGGCTGACCTATGGGGTGTTGCGTTGTGACGTGGCGTTGATTGTCTGGAACGCGCTTACGCTGGTGTTGTTCATGGTCATCCTGACGCTGAAGTTTCGTTACGCCCAACGCGCGATAGACTAG
- a CDS encoding ABC transporter permease has protein sequence MKDDLRGIAALTVVTFHEARKRKVLLAAFVLGLLFLALFAWGFRTTVVEAASVPPTIQRLQHNLLTLAGLYVVNFLVAVTAVALPVDTLSGDIASGVVHTLLTKPLCRAAVVIGKWLGFLGLLTLYLCFMAGGVLLVARLTAGYTPPNAPAALAAMWLGGVVLLTMTIAGGTRLSTLTNGVVVFGLYGVAFIGGWMERIGTLLGNATARNLGIASSLLVPTEAMWQYAAALLQPTLARQFGLGLFSVDSTPSPLMLGWAVGCVLVNLALAVWWFERRDL, from the coding sequence ATGAAGGATGATTTGCGCGGTATTGCCGCCCTGACTGTCGTTACGTTTCACGAAGCCCGTAAGCGTAAGGTGCTTCTGGCGGCTTTTGTGTTGGGGTTGCTGTTTCTGGCACTTTTTGCATGGGGATTCCGCACGACCGTGGTGGAAGCGGCTAGCGTGCCGCCAACCATTCAACGTCTGCAACACAACCTACTGACACTGGCCGGCTTGTATGTCGTCAACTTCCTTGTCGCCGTCACGGCCGTGGCGCTGCCCGTGGACACGCTGTCGGGTGATATCGCTTCTGGTGTCGTCCACACGCTGCTGACCAAGCCGCTGTGCCGGGCGGCGGTTGTCATCGGCAAGTGGCTGGGTTTTCTCGGCTTGCTGACGCTTTACCTGTGTTTCATGGCAGGCGGCGTGTTGCTTGTCGCCCGCCTGACGGCCGGTTACACGCCGCCCAACGCGCCGGCGGCGCTGGCGGCGATGTGGCTCGGGGGCGTCGTCCTGCTGACGATGACCATCGCTGGCGGGACGCGGCTTTCAACCCTCACCAACGGCGTCGTCGTCTTTGGGCTATATGGCGTCGCCTTCATCGGCGGTTGGATGGAACGCATCGGGACGTTGCTCGGCAACGCAACGGCGCGCAACTTGGGCATCGCTTCCAGTTTGCTCGTACCAACGGAGGCGATGTGGCAGTACGCGGCGGCGCTTCTTCAACCGACGCTAGCGCGGCAATTCGGACTGGGGCTGTTTTCCGTGGACTCCACCCCGTCGCCGCTCATGCTTGGCTGGGCTGTTGGATGTGTTCTCGTGAACCTGGCGCTGGCCGTCTGGTGGTTCGAGCGCCGTGACCTATAA